The nucleotide window ATCCAAAATTTTGTAGTTTTTTTCCAAAACTCATCATTTGTTTTTACATAAATTGTTTCCATAATAGCAACAATAAAACCAAGACCAAGTGTCAAAGGAACAAAAATCCAATGATACATAGCAGTCAGTGCAAATTGAGCTCTAGACCAGTCAACTAAATGTTCTTCCATTTTGATTTCCTATTTAATTCTTTTTTGTTAGATTTTTATAAACAAAATCAACTTTTTCATCGTATGTTTTATATTCTGTATTTAATGATTTATCATGGATAAAATAATTAAGGAAAATAAGAATTACAAATAATTTTATAATTATAATTTTCCATAAAGTCTTTCCAATTGTCATATTTCTAAAACCATTTAAATAAAAATAATAAATATTTCTTATTGTATTCATATAAGTTCCTCTTATTATAATTATCATAAAATGATAACACTTTGAGATATTTATGTCAATAAAAACTAAGAGTAATTTCAATAAATAATCTTTTTATGTAAGAAATAATAAAATTACGAAATAATATTTATATGGTGAAGAGATAATGGAATACGTTAGAGATGTTTTTTTTGCTACTTCAATATTTGTAGTAGGATATATGATTTTTAAATTTGATATATTTAAAAAATTATCTAGAAAAGGAGTAATTGAAAAGGATTTTAAAGGTTGTTATATTTTAAAGTATCCCAAACAAACTGAATTACATAATAAAGATAATGTTTATAAAATAGATTTAGAAGAATTTTTTAAATTAAATCCAAAACTAAAAGGGAAAATTCCAGTTATAGACAGACCTGAAATTGATTTTACAAAACCAAATGCAAAAAAAGAAGAACTTGAAGAGAGAAGAAAGATTAGAGAAAAATATGGTATTAAAGATTTAGAAATAGAGTAATAAAAAGGAGAAAAATCCCCTTTTTATTAATAACTTAAATTTTGATAGTCTTTATCTAATAATTTTTTAGCAACTTCAGCTGGTTTTGCAACACTTATACCTTCTAATAAAACTGATTCATCTTTTGAAGTATTTGGTAAATAAAGAGGGCAAACTTCAACTTTAGCACCTTGTTTGATTAGAGCTTGTAACATCATTTTTGGTGATTTATCTTGAGGTTTTAAAATAGGACTTTCAATTCCTTTTACAGCTAAATCTCCTGCATCAGAACAAAGAGTCATATTTACTTCTTTTTTTTGTTTTAAAGTCATCATAGATAGAACCATTCCCATCATTTGAGTTTGTGCATCTTTTGATGTGATAACTACATTTAATCCTTTTGCTAAATTATCATTTGCAAAAAGAGAAGTTGATAAAACTAACGAAGATAATAAAATAGGTAAAGTTTTTTTCATATTATAAATCCTTATATAAAATTGTTTTAATATTATAATTAAAACTTATTTATTCTAAATAGTTTTAACTTATAATAAGATAAAAAAAAGAATTATTTTCCTCTTTTAAAAAGAAAACTTTTTGTAAAGTTTAAAGAAATAGATAATAGTTTTTATTTGAATGTAAATAAAAGGAATCATTAAAATAAAATAAGCCATAGAATATTTTGAAATAATTTCATTATATGTTAATCCAAAATTTATAAAAAACATACCAAACACAAAAAAAGCAACTCCAGGACAAATCAAAGCAAATGAAATTGCAGATTTTTCACCTGATTCTATATATTTTTCAAAGTATCCTATTTGTTTCATAACCATATATCCTAAAATACCAAATATAATTTGTAAAGATAAGATAACAGAAGTTAAAATAAATAAAGAAGTTATTTCTACGGGTGAAGAATAGTGATGCTCTAATCCAAATGAGATTCTTATAAAAGCAATACCTAAAAGTGTTAAAATAGGAATAATTATCCAAATAGAAGGAGCTGCTTCAAGATTTAGCCCTTTTTCAAACATATTTTTGAAACCCAATGTTATTTTTATTAATATTAATAAAATTGATAAAGAGGCAAAAAATATTGAAAAGAATAATCCAATAGAATTTATAACTATATTATGGCTCATTGCTCCTGGTGCTGCAAATCCAACAGCAACCATTGCAAGGGCAAATATTGAAATCATTTGAGATAGGTTATTGTTTTTTGAAAAATCAAAATCACCTTTTGTTAAAAGTCTTGAAAAATACTCAAAAAATATTTTTAAAGCAAAATAACCAGTTGTTATAAAACCAAGTAGTGCAAAAGGAAATAAATATTCAACAAAACTCCAAAGACCAGGAACAAAAACTGCACCTAAAACAAAACAAACATTTATAGTCATTGTGTAAGTTAAAGGAAGAGTCATAAGAGTAATTTGTGCATTTGAATTTTTTAAATCTTCATAAGCTTTTGTTTTTTTATATAAATTATATTGTTTTGTATTCCAAAGCAATAATTTGAAATGAAAAAAAGCAAATGCAATAATAAATACTAATGAAAATGAGATTACAAAAGATAACCAATCTCCTTTTAATAAAGCTGGCATTATAAAATCATAAGTTGCCATTGGTGTGTTTGGATGTGGAACTAAAAACATTAGATACATAAAAAATGATACACTTAATCCACCTGCACCTAAAGCAGATAAAAAACAAGTCGGAGAGAATTTTTCTCTTAAAGTCATAAATAATCCTTAATAATTTTTTTTGTTATCTTACTTATTAATATATTAAAATATTATAAATAATATATAAGAAAAATTAATATATTTGAATTTAATTTATTCTTAGTATTATAATTATATATTATGATAAATTTATAAATTTATTTTATTTTTAAGGTCTAATTTATTTTAAATCATATACAATTCTTTTTATCAAAGGAAAAATATTATCCTTTGTTTAAAAGGAGAAACTTATGGCTTGCGATACAGGTGCAAAACCAATAGAAGAAAAAGAAACAGTTTTAGAAAATGAAAATAATAATGAAATAAAAAAGGAAAAAAATATGAGTTCAAGTTTAGTTTTAAGAAGAGTTCCAGAGTTCAAAATGGATGCTTATGATTCAAAAACAGGTCATTATACAACAGTTAGTAGTGAAGATTATAAAGGTAAATGGCACGTTGTTTGTTTT belongs to Arcobacter defluvii and includes:
- a CDS encoding DUF4492 domain-containing protein, whose translation is MIIRGTYMNTIRNIYYFYLNGFRNMTIGKTLWKIIIIKLFVILIFLNYFIHDKSLNTEYKTYDEKVDFVYKNLTKKN
- a CDS encoding DsrE family protein codes for the protein MKKTLPILLSSLVLSTSLFANDNLAKGLNVVITSKDAQTQMMGMVLSMMTLKQKKEVNMTLCSDAGDLAVKGIESPILKPQDKSPKMMLQALIKQGAKVEVCPLYLPNTSKDESVLLEGISVAKPAEVAKKLLDKDYQNLSY
- a CDS encoding TsoY family (seleno)protein codes for the protein MTLREKFSPTCFLSALGAGGLSVSFFMYLMFLVPHPNTPMATYDFIMPALLKGDWLSFVISFSLVFIIAFAFFHFKLLLWNTKQYNLYKKTKAYEDLKNSNAQITLMTLPLTYTMTINVCFVLGAVFVPGLWSFVEYLFPFALLGFITTGYFALKIFFEYFSRLLTKGDFDFSKNNNLSQMISIFALAMVAVGFAAPGAMSHNIVINSIGLFFSIFFASLSILLILIKITLGFKNMFEKGLNLEAAPSIWIIIPILTLLGIAFIRISFGLEHHYSSPVEITSLFILTSVILSLQIIFGILGYMVMKQIGYFEKYIESGEKSAISFALICPGVAFFVFGMFFINFGLTYNEIISKYSMAYFILMIPFIYIQIKTIIYFFKLYKKFSF